Proteins from one Pseudomonadota bacterium genomic window:
- a CDS encoding redoxin domain-containing protein — translation MSEVLSTGRPWDLARHRLGRRIEPNEKLHGETAMLLIGNPTPDLEVHALTLDDRFERLRLGALVGRWSVLFFYRKDFTFVCPTEIHGYEAPAPRFPEG, via the coding sequence ATGAGCGAAGTATTGTCGACTGGAAGACCCTGGGATCTGGCGCGGCATCGTCTCGGTCGGCGCATTGAACCGAACGAAAAACTCCACGGAGAAACGGCCATGTTGCTGATCGGAAACCCGACACCGGACTTGGAGGTCCACGCGCTCACGCTGGATGACCGCTTCGAGCGCCTGCGGCTCGGCGCGCTGGTAGGCCGCTGGTCGGTCCTGTTCTTTTATCGCAAGGACTTCACCTTCGTGTGCCCGACCGAGATCCACGGCTACGAGGCGCCCGCCCCACGGTTTCCAGAGGGATGA
- a CDS encoding TonB-dependent receptor, with translation MSPKAGLLFRTTEWLTIWSSYAEAFLAPGLTEESAEGLHFRGIPGVFPDNFFVPNPDLQPETTGRACARVSTIP, from the coding sequence GTGTCGCCGAAGGCCGGACTGCTCTTCCGTACCACGGAGTGGTTGACGATCTGGAGCAGCTATGCGGAGGCGTTCCTCGCCCCGGGCCTCACCGAGGAGTCCGCCGAGGGCTTGCATTTCCGCGGCATCCCGGGCGTCTTCCCGGACAACTTCTTCGTCCCCAATCCGGACTTGCAGCCCGAGACCACCGGGCGGGCCTGCGCACGCGTTTCGACGATCCCTTGA
- a CDS encoding TIGR03118 family protein, whose product MIRITQHVAILIVMALAAIAPHDANAAQGYYLQRNLITNFRDKYRTRLEPGRKTLRNDLVLNAWGLALRPAGAGWHWWIANTDSGTVVTYVGDTDTTPLFQDALKTVRVEPAPATPDQSSTPTGQVFSGSGEFPCAGASFTGAPIAAPSRFLVVTEDGNLQCWAETGSSQAQRMRSFTIAVNGEDGSVYKGLAITPFSSGNRLYAANFGLRRIDSFDGAYQPILNGAFPRPADVPEDFAPFNIQFLEYGIDEAPRQGLFVAYARTTEDPVEEEQGPGLGYIAEFDLDGRHLRTLHASRRLNAPWGLVVAPEGFGPFSKRLIVGNFGDGTLVAFGLKSGRQRGYLRGRDRQAIQIDGLWGLAFGNGASLGRANYLYFTAGPNGEADGLFGTLHFVDE is encoded by the coding sequence ATGATCCGGATAACGCAGCACGTCGCCATTCTTATTGTAATGGCATTGGCCGCGATCGCACCACACGATGCAAACGCGGCGCAGGGCTATTACCTGCAGCGTAATCTCATCACCAATTTTCGAGACAAGTACCGCACCCGCCTCGAGCCCGGTCGGAAGACGCTCCGAAACGACCTCGTCTTGAACGCCTGGGGCCTGGCCTTGCGTCCGGCCGGGGCGGGCTGGCATTGGTGGATCGCCAATACCGATTCGGGGACCGTTGTGACCTACGTCGGCGATACCGATACGACACCGCTTTTCCAGGACGCCCTCAAGACGGTGCGGGTCGAGCCGGCCCCGGCGACGCCCGATCAATCATCCACGCCGACCGGTCAGGTCTTCAGCGGCTCGGGCGAGTTCCCGTGTGCCGGCGCGAGCTTCACCGGCGCCCCGATCGCGGCCCCGAGCCGGTTCCTCGTCGTGACCGAGGACGGCAACCTCCAGTGCTGGGCGGAGACCGGATCGAGCCAGGCGCAACGCATGCGCTCCTTCACCATCGCCGTGAACGGTGAGGACGGATCGGTGTACAAGGGCCTCGCGATCACGCCCTTTTCGTCGGGCAACCGCCTCTACGCCGCCAACTTCGGCCTGCGCCGGATCGACAGCTTCGACGGCGCCTACCAGCCGATCCTGAACGGCGCCTTCCCGCGCCCCGCCGACGTGCCCGAGGATTTCGCGCCCTTCAACATCCAGTTCCTGGAATACGGGATCGACGAGGCACCAAGGCAAGGCTTGTTCGTGGCCTACGCCAGGACCACGGAGGATCCGGTCGAGGAGGAGCAGGGGCCGGGGCTCGGGTATATCGCGGAGTTCGATTTGGACGGCCGGCACCTGCGTACGTTGCACGCGAGCCGCAGGCTCAACGCGCCCTGGGGGTTGGTCGTGGCCCCCGAGGGATTCGGCCCGTTCTCCAAGCGCCTCATCGTCGGCAACTTCGGCGACGGCACCCTGGTGGCCTTCGGCTTGAAGAGCGGGCGGCAGAGGGGATATTTACGCGGCCGCGATCGGCAGGCCATCCAGATCGATGGCCTCTGGGGCCTC